Genomic DNA from Streptomyces venezuelae:
GGACTCGGGGCATGCCGACGATTATGGGCGAGGGTTTGCCCGGTTCAGGGCGGGTCGGGGCGGGGATCCACGCCGGACGGGGCATTGTTACGTGCTCATCATGTGGCGTTACGCGTCCATCACGCGCCCGTGCAGCGGCCACCATGTGGCGGCGGCACATTGCGGCCATGAACAAGTGCTCCCACACGGCAACGGGCGCGACCGCCCGGCGCCGCCTCCGCCTCGCCGGCCTCGTCGCCCTCCCCGTCCTGGTGTTCTCGACCGCCTGCGGGGGTGACGGGGACGGCGACGGTGGTGGGGCGAAGGACGCCGGTGTCGCCTCGGTGCCCGACGAGTCCGGCGCGCAGGGCCAGGGCAAGGGCGAGGACGAGTCGAAGGAGAAGGGCGAGGCCGACGGGAAGGGCGCGGGCAAGGGTGCCTTCTACGACGCCCAGCTCGAGTACGTCCAGTGCATGCGCTCCAAGGCCGGTCTGAAGGACTACCCGGACCCCCTGCTGAGCGGCTACCTCGACTGGCCGAAGATCGACGAGCTCGTCGACCCGGATGGGGGCGGCGAGGAGTACAAGGGCGGCAAGGACGGCGTCTGTGCCCCCGAGCTGCGGGCCGCCATGAACCTGGAGCCCGAGCGCGACGCCCAGAAGGACTACGAGTCGATGCTCGCGCACGCCACGTGCATGCGGGAGAACGGCATGACGAAGTTCGCCAACCCGACCATGTCCGGAGGCAACGTCATGCCGGGCGGCGAGCCGAACCCGACGGACCCGTCGATGGACCGCCGCTCGCCCGCGTACAAGGCGGCCCGCGAGGCCTGCAAGGACAAGCTCCTCGAAGGCCTGGACGGAATGCAGTGATGCGACGCCGTACGGGGCTTCTTCTGGGCGCGGCCGTACTCACCGCCGCGGCGGCCGGGGCCGCTCTCCTCACCGTCACCTCCGACGAGTCGGGCGCGGGAAGCGGGGACGCCGCGCCCCCTGCCGCCACCGCCGAGGTCACCCGCACCGACCTCGTGCGGTCCGAGACGGCCGACGGGAAGATCGACTTCGCGGGACGGCGTGCCGTGAAGTCGCCGGTCGAGGGGACGGTGACGGTCGCCGCGCGGGAGGGCGCCACCGTCGCGCGCGGAGAGACCCTCTACGAACGGGACGACAAACCGGTGACGCTCATGTACGGGCCCGTACCGGCGTTCCGGGAGATGAAGGCGGGCGATCGCGGCAGCGACGTGCTCCAGCTGGAGCGCAACCTGGCCGCCCTCGGCTACGGAACGGGCCTCTACGTAGACCCGCGTTACGACGCCGCGACCGAGGCCGCCGTCAAACGGTGGCAGAAATCCCTCAACCGCACACCGACGGGCCGGGTCGGCGAGGGAGACGTGGTCTTCCAGCCCGACCGGGTCAAGGTGGTCTCCGCGGACGCGGCGCTCGCGGACCAGGTGGGACCCGACGGTCCGGTCCTCACGGTCGCCTCGACGCAGCCGGTCGTACGCGCCGAGCTCGACGAGTCCGACGCGCAGTTGACCGCGCGGGGCACCAAGGTCGAGGTCACGCTGCCGAGCGGCAGAACGGAACCGGGCCGCGTCTCGGGCACGGCACGACCGGAGGAGCAGGACGGGGCCGGGGGAGGCGGGTCCGGCGACGGCATCACGGTCGAGGTCACGCTGGACGGGGGCCGGTCGGCCGCGGCGGGCGAGGACGCGAAGGCCACGGCGACCGTGAAGTTCGTGAGCGAGTCCCGCGAGAACGTCCTCACCGTCCCGGTGGAGGCTGTGGTGGCCCTGCGCGGCGCGCACGGCGGCTACGGCCTCCAGACGGTCAGCGGCGGCACCTCGCGCATGGTGCGGGTGAAGACGGGCATGACCGCCGACGGCAGGATCGAGGTCAGCGGCTCCGGCATCACGGAGGGGACGAAGGTCGGGGTGGCGACGCCATGACGAAACCCACGACTACGAAGCATGCGACTACGAAGCATGCGGCTTCGAAGCGCACGACTACGAAGCATGCGACTACGAAGCATGCGACTACGAAGCATGTGACCTCCCTGGTCGAACTCCGGGACGTCACCAAGGCGTACGCCGGGGGCGTCCACGCCCTGCGCGGCGTGAACCTCACCGTCCGCGCGGGCGAGCTCCTCGCGATCGTCGGGCCATCCGGCTCCGGCAAGTCGACGATGCTGAACGTCATCGGCACGCTCGACAAGCCCACGTCCGGCACGGTCCGCGTCGCGGGCCACGACGTGGGCGCACTCTCCGATGCCCGCCTGTCGGCGCTGCGCGCCCGCCACATCGGCTTCGTCTTCCAGCACTTCCACCTCGCGGCGGGCCGCGACGCGGTCGACAACGTCGCGGACGGACTGCTCTATGCGGGCGTGCCCCTCAAGAAGCGCCGCGCCCGCGCCCGCGCGGCGCTGGAACGGGTCGGGCTCGGCCACCGCCTCGGCCACCGGCCC
This window encodes:
- a CDS encoding efflux RND transporter periplasmic adaptor subunit, which produces MRRRTGLLLGAAVLTAAAAGAALLTVTSDESGAGSGDAAPPAATAEVTRTDLVRSETADGKIDFAGRRAVKSPVEGTVTVAAREGATVARGETLYERDDKPVTLMYGPVPAFREMKAGDRGSDVLQLERNLAALGYGTGLYVDPRYDAATEAAVKRWQKSLNRTPTGRVGEGDVVFQPDRVKVVSADAALADQVGPDGPVLTVASTQPVVRAELDESDAQLTARGTKVEVTLPSGRTEPGRVSGTARPEEQDGAGGGGSGDGITVEVTLDGGRSAAAGEDAKATATVKFVSESRENVLTVPVEAVVALRGAHGGYGLQTVSGGTSRMVRVKTGMTADGRIEVSGSGITEGTKVGVATP
- a CDS encoding ABC transporter ATP-binding protein → MTSLVELRDVTKAYAGGVHALRGVNLTVRAGELLAIVGPSGSGKSTMLNVIGTLDKPTSGTVRVAGHDVGALSDARLSALRARHIGFVFQHFHLAAGRDAVDNVADGLLYAGVPLKKRRARARAALERVGLGHRLGHRPAELSGGEKQRVAIARALVGEPSLLLADEPTGALDTASGAVVMELLHELNATGTTVCVITHDHDIAAALPRRVRFRDGEIVTDAAR